From the genome of Longispora fulva:
CGGACCAGCCGGGTCAGCCGGATCGCCTCGGCGGTCAGGTCGGCGCGGACCGCCTCCTTCCCGGGGGCCGAGGCCAGGTAGCCCTCGTTGAAGATCAGGTAGAGGACCGCGAGCACCCCGGTGACCCGGGCGGGGAGGTCCTCGCGCGCCGGTACCCGGTAAGGGATCCTCGCGACCTTGATCTTCTCCTTCGCGCGGGTGATCCGCCGACCCATGGCGGTCTCCTGGACCAGGAACGCCGCCGCGATCTCGGGCACCGTGAGCCCGCCGACCATCCGCAGGGTCAGCGCGACCCGGGCCTCCATCGCGAGAGCCGGGTGACAACAGGTGAAGACGAGGCGGAGCCGGTCGTCGTCGATGACGCCGAGCGGTTCGGGGGTGTCGGCCAGCATCAGCGCCTCCTGGTGCTTCTCCTCGCGCCGGGCCTCGCGGCGGAGCCGGTCGATGGCCCTGCGGTGGGCGGTGGTGGTGAGCCACCCGCCGGGATTCGGGGGTACGCCGTCGACCGGCCAGCGCTCGACGGCGATCGCGAACGCCTCGGCCGCCATCTCCTCGGCGATGTCGAGGTCCCCGACCCGCCTGGCCAGGGTGGCGACCACGCGGGCCCACTCCTCGCGGTGGACCCTGGTGATCACCTCGCCGACACCGGTCACGCGAACGGCCGCAGTTCGATCCACGCCGCCTCCCCTTCCCGCCCGTCGACGACCGTGGCCACGTCGGGCGGTCTTCTCCCCTGCTACGAACACCGCCGCCCCGATCCGACACATACTTCGAGGGCCTGTCCGCGGCCT
Proteins encoded in this window:
- a CDS encoding RNA polymerase sigma factor; this encodes MTGVGEVITRVHREEWARVVATLARRVGDLDIAEEMAAEAFAIAVERWPVDGVPPNPGGWLTTTAHRRAIDRLRREARREEKHQEALMLADTPEPLGVIDDDRLRLVFTCCHPALAMEARVALTLRMVGGLTVPEIAAAFLVQETAMGRRITRAKEKIKVARIPYRVPAREDLPARVTGVLAVLYLIFNEGYLASAPGKEAVRADLTAEAIRLTRLVRALMPTDGEVAGLLALMLLTEARRAARVSAGGELVTLAEQDRGAWDRALIAEGHALLRARLASGQPPGRYQLLAAINAVHTDAPDVRDTDWSQVVALYDHLSRLDPSPIVRLNRAIAVAELDGPQVALAEVDGLPLDGYHAFHATRADLLRRLGRGEEARAAYDRAIGLAGNSAETAYLVRRRDQLSGP